The proteins below come from a single Ruegeria sp. SCSIO 43209 genomic window:
- a CDS encoding substrate-binding domain-containing protein: MSFVKLSASALAIAAVSATTAAARDNVQVAGSSTVLPYASIVAELFGENTDFPTPVVESGGSSAGLKRFCEGVGENTIDVANASRAIREKEIKACAENGVTDIMEVRIGYDGIVFASQQSGPAFTAFEPADIYNAIGSKVMKDGALVDNSFNSWAEFNADLPDVEIAMFIPGTKHGTREVFEDKVLLAGCEATGAMEAMVAGGLSEDDAEDACLDVRTDGKSVDIDGDYTETLARIDTNTNGIGVFGLAFYENNTDKLKVATMGGIAPSTESIASGEYPVSRPLFFYVKKAHIGVIPGLKEYAQFFTHEEIAGPSGPLANYGLVADPELAKTQDAIANEVTLGSGS; the protein is encoded by the coding sequence ATGTCCTTTGTAAAACTGTCGGCTTCTGCGCTGGCTATCGCTGCCGTCTCGGCAACCACTGCTGCTGCGCGTGACAACGTTCAAGTTGCTGGCTCTTCCACCGTTCTGCCTTATGCGTCAATCGTTGCAGAACTGTTCGGTGAAAATACCGACTTCCCCACACCGGTTGTTGAATCAGGCGGCTCGTCCGCCGGTCTGAAACGCTTCTGCGAAGGCGTCGGTGAAAACACGATCGACGTTGCAAACGCATCGCGTGCCATCCGTGAAAAAGAGATTAAAGCATGCGCCGAAAACGGTGTGACCGACATCATGGAAGTCCGCATCGGTTATGACGGCATCGTATTTGCAAGCCAGCAGTCGGGTCCTGCCTTCACGGCGTTTGAGCCTGCGGATATTTACAATGCCATCGGATCGAAAGTGATGAAAGATGGCGCGCTGGTCGACAACAGCTTCAACAGCTGGGCCGAGTTCAACGCTGACCTGCCGGATGTGGAAATCGCAATGTTCATCCCGGGCACCAAGCACGGCACCCGCGAAGTGTTCGAAGACAAAGTTCTGCTGGCGGGTTGTGAAGCGACGGGCGCGATGGAAGCCATGGTCGCGGGCGGCCTAAGCGAAGATGACGCCGAAGATGCATGCCTGGACGTGCGCACCGACGGCAAATCGGTCGATATCGACGGTGACTACACCGAAACTCTGGCCCGCATCGACACCAACACCAATGGTATCGGCGTGTTTGGTCTGGCGTTCTACGAGAACAACACCGACAAGCTGAAAGTGGCTACGATGGGTGGTATCGCACCGTCGACCGAGAGCATCGCGTCGGGTGAATACCCCGTCTCGCGCCCGCTGTTTTTCTACGTCAAGAAAGCGCATATCGGCGTGATCCCCGGTCTGAAAGAATACGCCCAGTTCTTCACTCATGAAGAAATTGCTGGTCCCTCGGGCCCGCTGGCCAACTACGGTCTGGTTGCCGATCCTGAACTGGCAAAAACGCAGGACGCGATTGCCAACGAAGTAACCTTGGGTTCGGGCAGCTAA
- a CDS encoding PAS domain-containing protein — translation MKTFFGTGSGSELGKIIAMDRFDSGRSLSPIRQAEAYWTALLTGEGVPMRSQIDPRGLENVLEYTFILERIAPGLARFRLAGSHLNNLAGMEVRGMPLTAFFEPSARDDVKSILGQVLTGPAVAELGLLSKGKLGRTSLQARMILLPLKSDLGDVSRILGVMVSDGTIGATPRRFIVSDRRVNPISELQQPPRPVQQQAEGFAEDQTTFKGAPHLRLVSSRDD, via the coding sequence ATGAAAACCTTTTTCGGGACTGGTTCCGGCTCAGAACTTGGAAAGATCATCGCAATGGACCGATTTGACAGCGGGCGAAGCCTTTCTCCCATCCGTCAGGCCGAAGCCTATTGGACCGCCTTGCTGACAGGTGAAGGCGTTCCGATGCGCTCGCAGATCGATCCGCGCGGCCTGGAGAATGTTCTCGAATACACTTTCATACTGGAACGCATCGCGCCGGGTTTGGCCCGGTTTCGGCTGGCGGGAAGTCACCTGAACAATCTGGCGGGCATGGAAGTTCGCGGTATGCCTCTAACGGCTTTTTTCGAACCGAGCGCCCGCGATGATGTCAAATCCATTCTGGGCCAAGTCCTCACCGGCCCCGCAGTTGCTGAACTGGGCTTGCTTTCGAAAGGCAAGCTCGGACGAACCAGCCTTCAGGCCCGCATGATCCTGCTGCCGCTTAAAAGCGATCTGGGCGACGTCAGCCGCATTCTTGGGGTTATGGTCAGCGACGGAACCATCGGGGCGACACCGCGTCGCTTCATCGTCTCGGATCGCCGCGTCAACCCGATCTCTGAACTGCAACAGCCTCCGAGGCCTGTCCAACAGCAAGCAGAGGGGTTCGCTGAAGACCAGACCACGTTCAAAGGGGCACCGCACCTAAGGTTGGTATCATCACGTGACGACTAA
- a CDS encoding YicC/YloC family endoribonuclease, producing the protein MIKSMTGFASGKGAFGPHSWTWELRSVNGKGLDLRLRLPDWLTGLEAALRGDLSKQVNRGNITLSLRMGREESAADVRLNTPAMEAALDALAQTEALAGARGVLLAPSKASDLLALKGMLEAGADADDPAQLVEHLKSEFGGLLASFIEMRGSEGEALSGILAGQLDQVAKLTDQAADLAERRREEMAQNMRENLTRVLDNTQGADPDRVAQELALIAVKADITEEIDRLKAHVTAARSLLTQDGPVGRKLDFLMQEFNREANTLCSKSQNAELTAVGLELKAVIDQMREQVQNVE; encoded by the coding sequence ATGATCAAATCCATGACCGGTTTCGCCTCGGGCAAGGGGGCGTTTGGTCCCCATAGCTGGACTTGGGAATTGCGCAGCGTCAATGGCAAGGGGCTGGATCTACGTCTGCGGCTTCCCGATTGGTTGACAGGGTTAGAGGCCGCGCTGAGAGGCGATCTGTCGAAGCAGGTCAACCGAGGGAACATCACGCTGTCCCTTCGGATGGGACGGGAAGAATCCGCCGCGGATGTCCGGTTGAACACCCCAGCGATGGAAGCTGCGCTGGATGCACTGGCCCAGACCGAAGCGCTTGCAGGCGCGCGGGGCGTATTGTTGGCTCCGTCCAAAGCCAGCGATCTTCTTGCCTTGAAAGGCATGTTGGAAGCCGGAGCTGACGCGGATGATCCAGCCCAGCTTGTCGAGCACCTGAAGTCTGAGTTCGGTGGCTTGCTTGCTTCATTCATTGAGATGCGCGGTTCCGAAGGTGAAGCTCTGTCAGGCATTCTTGCGGGACAACTCGACCAAGTCGCAAAGCTGACGGATCAGGCCGCTGATCTGGCCGAGCGTCGCCGCGAGGAAATGGCGCAAAACATGCGCGAAAACCTGACACGCGTTCTCGACAATACGCAAGGTGCGGACCCTGATCGCGTTGCACAAGAACTGGCCCTGATCGCGGTCAAGGCCGATATTACCGAAGAAATTGACCGGTTGAAGGCCCATGTCACTGCGGCGCGTTCCCTTTTGACGCAAGACGGCCCGGTTGGGCGTAAGCTGGATTTCCTGATGCAAGAATTCAATCGTGAGGCCAATACGCTCTGCTCGAAATCGCAGAATGCCGAACTGACGGCGGTTGGGTTGGAGCTGAAAGCGGTCATCGATCAGATGCGCGAGCAAGTGCAGAACGTGGAATAA
- the pstC gene encoding phosphate ABC transporter permease subunit PstC, which produces MPILWLILIVLAIAAVGYVLGRMRALQSAGGDSRNLHSLPSFYGANVALKVIVPALGLLIVWLLVQPLYVNSQVSEMVPETAIKEGSSRSLVMAEVRRTANGLDSAVAQGHLTETLAQDARADISEMTQKLKDAGQVVTSDITQTVLHAAQAYRAINSTGYAIMSVAVILVALAGAAFSWFQTHSEYRARNVVEQGIRVMLLAAASIAILTTVGIVLSLVFNTWEFFKLYPASEFFFGTTWAPSFSGRGGASDLGIIPLLWGTFYISLVALLVAVPIGLFAAIYLSEYASSRVRSIAKPMLEVLAGIPTIVYGLFALLTVGPLLLSVFGDDGLGWMKAGTAVMTAGLVMGIMLIPFVSSLSDDIINAVPQAMRDGSYGLGATQSETIRQVVLPAALPGIVGAILLAASRAIGETMIVVLGAGAAARLDLNPFEAMTTVTAKIVSQLTGDADFASPEALVAFALGMTLFILTLGLNVFALYIVRKYREQYE; this is translated from the coding sequence ATGCCAATTCTTTGGCTCATTCTGATCGTGCTTGCGATCGCGGCAGTCGGATATGTTTTGGGGCGAATGCGCGCCTTGCAAAGTGCCGGAGGGGACAGCCGCAATCTGCATTCTCTTCCCTCGTTTTATGGCGCGAACGTCGCACTGAAAGTCATAGTTCCCGCCTTAGGTTTGTTGATCGTTTGGCTGCTGGTTCAGCCGCTCTACGTTAACTCTCAGGTCTCGGAGATGGTTCCCGAAACGGCGATCAAGGAAGGATCGTCGCGCAGTCTTGTTATGGCCGAGGTGCGTCGGACCGCAAATGGTCTGGACAGTGCCGTTGCCCAGGGACATCTCACCGAAACGCTCGCACAGGATGCGCGGGCGGATATTTCCGAGATGACCCAAAAGTTGAAGGACGCGGGTCAAGTCGTAACCTCGGACATCACGCAGACGGTTTTGCATGCAGCTCAAGCCTATCGGGCGATAAATTCAACCGGTTACGCGATCATGTCCGTCGCTGTGATACTGGTCGCCTTGGCCGGTGCTGCGTTCAGTTGGTTCCAGACGCATTCTGAATATCGTGCCCGCAATGTGGTTGAGCAGGGAATTCGTGTGATGCTGCTGGCGGCTGCGTCGATTGCGATCCTGACAACGGTCGGCATCGTCCTTTCGCTGGTTTTCAATACGTGGGAGTTCTTCAAGCTTTACCCGGCATCAGAGTTCTTTTTCGGTACTACCTGGGCGCCCAGTTTCTCGGGCCGTGGCGGGGCATCAGATCTGGGTATCATCCCCTTGCTGTGGGGCACGTTCTATATCTCGTTGGTGGCGTTGTTGGTGGCCGTGCCAATCGGTCTTTTCGCTGCGATTTATCTCAGTGAGTACGCTTCTTCGCGCGTGCGCTCGATCGCCAAACCGATGCTTGAGGTGCTGGCCGGTATCCCGACCATCGTTTACGGCCTTTTTGCCCTGCTGACCGTTGGTCCGCTGTTGCTGAGCGTGTTCGGGGATGACGGATTGGGCTGGATGAAAGCCGGTACGGCCGTGATGACCGCCGGTCTGGTCATGGGCATTATGCTGATCCCATTCGTTTCATCGCTTTCCGATGACATCATCAACGCAGTGCCGCAAGCGATGCGGGATGGCTCTTACGGTTTGGGGGCCACGCAGTCAGAGACCATCCGGCAGGTCGTTTTGCCCGCAGCCTTGCCCGGGATCGTGGGAGCGATCCTGCTGGCGGCATCGCGCGCCATCGGTGAGACCATGATCGTGGTTCTGGGGGCAGGGGCCGCTGCGCGTCTGGACCTGAACCCGTTCGAGGCCATGACCACCGTAACCGCCAAGATCGTCAGCCAGCTGACAGGCGACGCCGATTTCGCCTCGCCCGAGGCCCTCGTCGCCTTCGCGCTTGGCATGACGCTGTTCATCCTCACGCTGGGGCTGAACGTTTTCGCCCTTTATATCGTGCGCAAGTATCGGGAGCAGTACGAATGA
- a CDS encoding class II 3-deoxy-7-phosphoheptulonate synthase: MTEWQKTNWRNKPRVQMPDYTDAAALAKVEAQLSQYPPLVFAGEARRLKQHLGAAGRGEAFLLQGGDCAESFEQFSADAIRDTFKVMLQMAMVLTYGAKVPVVKVGRMAGQFAKPRSAPTEVVDGVELPSYRGDIINELAFTPEARIPNPDKMLQAYTQAAATLNLLRAFSTGGFADMSHVHSWTLGFADGQDVQKYSEIADRIQDSIDFMGAAGITADTTHEFSSVEFYTSHEGLLLEYEEALTRLDSTSGNWLAGSGHMIWIGDRTRQPDGAHVEFCRGVLNPIGLKCGPTTSAEDLKVLMSKLNPENEEGRLTLIARFGAGKAGEHLPRLVKAVKEEGAQVTWVCDPMHGNTIKSATGYKTRPFDSVLREVRDFFGVHQAEGTIPGGVHFEMTGLDVTECTGGVRAVTEEDLSDRYHTACDPRLNASQSLELAFLVAEELTNLRRDRSKRAAS; the protein is encoded by the coding sequence ATGACTGAATGGCAAAAAACGAACTGGCGCAACAAGCCCCGGGTTCAGATGCCAGACTATACCGACGCGGCCGCGCTGGCCAAAGTCGAGGCGCAGCTTTCGCAGTATCCCCCGCTGGTTTTTGCGGGTGAAGCGCGACGGCTGAAGCAGCATCTGGGAGCCGCGGGCCGTGGCGAAGCGTTCCTGTTGCAAGGCGGAGATTGCGCTGAAAGCTTTGAGCAGTTTAGCGCGGATGCGATCCGTGACACGTTCAAGGTGATGCTGCAGATGGCAATGGTGCTAACTTACGGCGCCAAGGTTCCCGTGGTTAAAGTTGGCCGCATGGCGGGCCAGTTTGCAAAACCGCGCAGTGCGCCGACCGAGGTTGTGGACGGTGTGGAACTGCCCAGCTACCGCGGCGACATCATCAATGAGCTGGCCTTTACACCCGAGGCACGTATTCCGAATCCCGACAAGATGCTTCAGGCCTATACACAGGCGGCGGCAACACTGAATCTGCTGCGGGCGTTCTCGACCGGTGGTTTTGCGGATATGAGCCACGTGCATTCGTGGACGCTGGGTTTTGCCGACGGGCAAGACGTTCAGAAATACTCTGAGATCGCCGACCGCATTCAGGATTCGATTGACTTCATGGGGGCTGCGGGCATCACCGCAGATACCACACACGAATTCTCGTCGGTGGAATTCTACACCAGCCACGAAGGCCTGCTGCTTGAGTACGAAGAGGCGCTGACGCGTCTGGATTCGACATCTGGCAATTGGTTGGCTGGCTCGGGTCACATGATCTGGATCGGCGATCGGACCCGTCAGCCCGACGGTGCGCATGTCGAGTTCTGCCGGGGTGTTCTGAACCCGATTGGTCTGAAATGTGGCCCGACAACCAGTGCCGAAGACCTCAAGGTTCTGATGTCCAAGTTGAATCCAGAAAACGAAGAGGGGCGTCTGACTCTGATCGCGCGCTTTGGTGCAGGTAAAGCGGGTGAGCATCTGCCGCGTCTGGTCAAAGCCGTGAAGGAAGAGGGCGCACAGGTGACTTGGGTCTGCGATCCGATGCATGGCAACACGATCAAATCCGCGACCGGCTACAAGACCCGGCCGTTTGATTCCGTGCTGCGCGAAGTACGCGATTTCTTTGGCGTACATCAGGCTGAAGGCACGATCCCCGGTGGTGTTCATTTCGAGATGACAGGGCTGGATGTCACCGAATGCACCGGAGGTGTGCGCGCGGTGACAGAAGAGGATCTTTCGGATCGCTATCACACAGCTTGCGACCCGCGCCTGAACGCCTCGCAGTCGCTGGAACTTGCATTCCTTGTCGCGGAAGAACTGACCAACCTACGTCGTGACCGCAGCAAGCGCGCTGCAAGCTGA
- the gmk gene encoding guanylate kinase has protein sequence MADRRGLLIILSSPSGAGKSTLARRLMQWDVGLEFSISATTRAPRPGEEHGREYYFLSEDEFKQQVADGQMLEHAHVFGNFYGSPAGPVRESITQGRDVLFDVDWQGEVQIRNSDLGKHALSIFILPPSIRELRRRLEGRGQDSEDVIAKRMLKSWDEISHWGYYDYVLINDDLDTTEEKLKTIVSAERMRRIQQPSLQNHIRSLQTEFEGLS, from the coding sequence ATGGCGGATCGCCGCGGTCTATTAATCATACTGTCCTCGCCTTCGGGCGCAGGTAAATCCACTCTGGCCCGCCGTTTGATGCAATGGGATGTCGGTTTGGAATTCTCGATCTCGGCCACCACCCGTGCTCCGCGCCCGGGTGAGGAGCATGGCCGGGAGTATTACTTCCTATCCGAGGACGAGTTCAAACAGCAGGTGGCGGATGGGCAGATGCTGGAACACGCGCATGTGTTCGGCAACTTCTACGGCTCTCCTGCTGGACCGGTCCGCGAGTCCATCACACAGGGGCGCGATGTGCTTTTTGATGTCGATTGGCAGGGAGAAGTGCAGATCCGCAATTCGGATCTGGGCAAGCATGCGTTGTCGATTTTCATCCTCCCGCCCTCGATCCGCGAGCTTCGGCGCAGGCTGGAAGGGCGTGGGCAGGACAGTGAGGATGTGATCGCCAAGCGCATGTTGAAAAGCTGGGATGAGATCAGCCATTGGGGCTACTACGACTATGTTCTGATCAACGATGATTTGGATACCACCGAGGAAAAGCTGAAGACCATCGTCAGCGCAGAACGCATGCGTCGCATCCAACAGCCCAGCCTGCAGAACCACATCCGCTCGTTGCAGACCGAGTTCGAGGGCTTGTCATGA
- a CDS encoding ATP-binding protein, producing the protein MTDTLLAELVSAIPMPAVLVGWTERIVAANSEARTLLGHAIEGRHFATILRQPQVIDAVEQCLRSKQPGKARHLSNDGAQDTTFEVQCRFVGGTEAVLAVFQDITHLEQAGQMRRDFVANVSHELRTPLTALMGFIETLRGPARDDTAARDRFLQIMADEANRMNRLVGDLLSLNRVESEERVRPKEPLELTGLIQSTLNTLRPLADDASVVVSLDAPNESIEMVGDSDQLRQVITNLVENAIKYGGSGGKVDVVVTLSERDTAMRGPAVRIKIIDQGPGIDAKHLPRLTERFYRADSHRSRELGGTGLGLAIVKHIVNRHRGRLRVESEPGQGATFTVILPR; encoded by the coding sequence ATGACGGATACCCTGCTTGCCGAATTGGTTTCAGCCATTCCGATGCCCGCCGTGCTGGTTGGTTGGACCGAGCGTATTGTCGCCGCAAATAGCGAGGCGCGGACGCTTTTGGGGCACGCAATCGAAGGCAGGCATTTTGCCACAATCCTGCGCCAGCCTCAGGTCATCGATGCCGTCGAACAATGCCTGCGCTCGAAGCAGCCCGGCAAAGCGCGGCATCTGTCCAATGATGGTGCTCAGGATACGACCTTTGAGGTGCAGTGCAGATTCGTCGGCGGGACCGAGGCGGTATTGGCGGTATTTCAGGATATCACGCATCTGGAACAGGCCGGTCAGATGCGGCGCGATTTTGTGGCCAATGTCAGCCATGAATTGCGCACGCCGCTAACGGCCTTGATGGGGTTTATCGAAACATTGCGAGGCCCCGCCCGCGACGACACCGCCGCCCGCGACCGCTTTCTTCAGATCATGGCGGATGAGGCCAATCGGATGAACCGGCTTGTGGGGGATTTGCTGTCGCTCAATCGGGTGGAAAGTGAAGAACGGGTCAGACCTAAAGAGCCATTGGAACTGACAGGCCTGATTCAATCGACCTTAAACACTCTGCGACCGCTGGCGGATGATGCCAGTGTTGTTGTTTCGTTGGATGCCCCAAACGAGTCGATCGAGATGGTCGGAGACAGCGATCAGCTTCGCCAGGTGATAACCAATCTCGTTGAAAACGCGATCAAATACGGTGGCAGCGGTGGCAAGGTCGATGTGGTCGTAACCCTGTCTGAGCGGGATACGGCGATGCGCGGTCCTGCGGTACGGATCAAGATCATTGATCAAGGGCCCGGTATTGATGCCAAACACCTGCCCAGGTTGACCGAACGGTTCTACCGCGCAGACAGTCACCGCTCGCGCGAGTTGGGCGGAACCGGACTGGGGCTTGCAATCGTGAAGCATATCGTCAATCGCCATCGGGGCAGGTTGCGTGTGGAAAGTGAACCGGGGCAGGGAGCGACGTTTACGGTCATTCTACCACGCTAA
- the phoU gene encoding phosphate signaling complex protein PhoU, with the protein MSEQHIASAFDRDLEAIQAHIMKMGGLVEAAIMGAARSLETRDEELANEVRQGDKAIDALEELIDEETARLIALRAPTASDLRLVLSVLKVATNLERIGDYSKNIAKRTTVLVNAGEINGSAAALRRMAREVERMLRDALDAYIQRDAELAQDVIERDLEVDQMYNGLFREFLTFMAEDPRNISSCMHLHFIAKNIERMGDHVTAIAEQVVYLVTGERPSEARPKADNTSQTI; encoded by the coding sequence ATGAGCGAACAACATATTGCATCCGCGTTCGACCGCGACCTTGAGGCCATCCAAGCACACATCATGAAGATGGGTGGACTGGTCGAAGCCGCCATTATGGGCGCGGCCCGGTCGCTGGAGACCCGCGACGAAGAGCTGGCAAATGAAGTTCGTCAAGGCGACAAGGCCATCGACGCACTGGAAGAACTGATTGATGAAGAGACCGCGCGCCTGATTGCCTTGCGTGCGCCGACGGCCAGCGATTTGCGGCTGGTGCTGTCCGTTCTGAAGGTTGCGACCAACCTTGAACGGATTGGAGATTACTCCAAGAACATCGCCAAGCGAACGACCGTTCTGGTGAATGCCGGCGAAATCAACGGCAGTGCCGCCGCACTGCGCCGAATGGCGCGCGAGGTCGAGCGGATGCTGCGCGACGCGCTGGATGCCTATATCCAGCGTGATGCTGAGCTGGCGCAGGACGTGATCGAGCGGGATCTGGAAGTGGACCAGATGTATAACGGCCTGTTTCGCGAGTTCCTGACCTTCATGGCGGAGGATCCGCGCAACATCTCATCGTGTATGCACCTGCATTTCATCGCAAAAAATATCGAACGCATGGGCGATCACGTCACCGCCATTGCCGAGCAGGTCGTCTATCTCGTCACCGGCGAGAGACCCAGCGAAGCGCGCCCCAAAGCCGACAACACGTCGCAAACGATCTAG
- a CDS encoding gamma carbonic anhydrase family protein has translation MTIYALGDHSPQIHEDTWVAPDANLIGKVVLEQGASVWFGCTIRADHEEIRVGAGSNVQENCVMHIDAGYPLTIGKNCTIGHKVMLHGCTIGDNTLIGMGAIVLNGAKIGKNCLIGAGALITEGKEVPDNSLVMGSPGKVVRRLDEAAAQKLTLSALHYQDNMRKFRQTLRPV, from the coding sequence ATGACCATCTATGCCTTGGGCGATCACTCGCCGCAAATTCACGAAGACACCTGGGTAGCCCCCGACGCCAACTTGATCGGCAAAGTAGTCCTGGAACAAGGCGCTTCGGTCTGGTTCGGGTGCACCATCCGGGCCGATCACGAAGAAATCCGTGTGGGCGCAGGCAGCAATGTGCAGGAAAACTGCGTGATGCACATCGATGCGGGTTATCCGCTGACCATTGGGAAGAACTGCACAATTGGTCACAAGGTCATGCTGCATGGTTGCACGATCGGAGACAATACGCTGATCGGTATGGGGGCTATCGTTCTTAACGGAGCGAAGATCGGAAAGAACTGTCTGATCGGGGCGGGGGCGCTGATCACCGAAGGCAAAGAGGTTCCCGATAATTCGTTGGTTATGGGCTCGCCGGGCAAAGTTGTGCGGCGGCTTGATGAGGCGGCGGCCCAGAAACTAACGCTGAGTGCGCTGCACTATCAGGACAACATGCGCAAGTTTCGCCAAACATTGCGTCCGGTCTAA
- the pstB gene encoding phosphate ABC transporter ATP-binding protein PstB translates to MNDMTRVERTVDSKDIKINAKQVQVYYGETHAIKDVSVDIEDKTVTAFIGPSGCGKSTFLRCLNRMNDTIDICRVQGDILLDGEDIYDKRVDPVQLRAKVGMVFQKPNPFPKSIYDNVAYGPRIHGLAKNKAELDEIVEKSLRRGAIWDEVKDRLDAPGTGLSGGQQQRLCIARAVATEPEVLLMDEPCSALDPIATAQVEELIDELRSRYSVVIVTHSMQQAARVSQKTAFFHLGNLVEFGETGQIFTNPEDPRTESYITGRIG, encoded by the coding sequence ATGAACGATATGACACGAGTGGAGAGAACCGTGGACTCCAAAGACATCAAGATCAACGCCAAGCAGGTTCAGGTCTACTACGGTGAGACCCACGCCATCAAGGATGTGAGCGTCGATATCGAAGACAAGACTGTGACGGCTTTCATCGGACCCTCTGGCTGCGGCAAATCCACTTTCTTGCGCTGTCTGAACCGGATGAACGACACAATCGATATTTGCCGGGTGCAGGGTGATATCCTGCTAGACGGTGAAGACATTTACGACAAGCGCGTAGATCCGGTACAGTTGCGTGCCAAGGTCGGCATGGTTTTTCAAAAACCGAACCCGTTCCCCAAATCGATCTATGACAACGTGGCTTACGGTCCGCGTATCCACGGCCTTGCCAAGAATAAGGCAGAACTGGATGAAATCGTAGAGAAATCTCTGCGTCGTGGTGCGATCTGGGATGAGGTCAAGGACCGTCTGGATGCCCCCGGTACCGGCCTTTCTGGTGGTCAGCAACAGCGTCTTTGCATCGCGCGCGCCGTAGCCACCGAGCCTGAGGTGCTATTGATGGACGAACCCTGTTCGGCGCTCGACCCAATCGCAACCGCGCAGGTCGAGGAACTGATTGACGAACTGCGTTCACGCTATTCAGTGGTGATCGTAACCCATTCGATGCAACAGGCCGCGCGGGTCAGTCAGAAGACAGCGTTTTTCCATCTGGGGAACTTGGTTGAGTTCGGCGAAACCGGGCAGATCTTCACCAACCCCGAAGATCCCCGAACCGAAAGTTACATCACCGGCCGGATTGGCTGA
- the pstA gene encoding phosphate ABC transporter permease PstA: MTDASMQNTSTSLTASDARTKKRAAAEKRFRAYGIVAIATGLFFLIVLFASILSQGIPAFQRTVISLEFTLSEAQRDEAEGTMFKTKAYSNLFIAELNGQLAESGITVDFDQDAIERLLGKIGGTIRTFYADNPSKLGEPIMFDLAASSRVDGYFKGRVSRDTLQDSRFLQLSDLDLVDALKEAGIIKQAFNWPFITGADSGVDNPGGAGIGASVVGSFFMMLVVLCLSLPIGVAASIYLEEFAPQNKFTDLIEVNISNLAAVPSIVFGILGLAVFIQFMHLPQSAPLVGGLVLTLMTLPTIIISTRASLKAVPPSIRDAALGVGASKMQAVFHHVLPLAAPGILTGTIIGLAQALGETAPLLLIGMVGFVARGYPDGFLAGFTEPNSAMPAQIYTWAARADVGFYEKAWGGIIILLMFLLTMNIIAIILRRRFERRW; encoded by the coding sequence ATGACCGACGCCAGCATGCAAAATACCTCGACCTCGCTGACTGCATCCGATGCCCGGACCAAAAAACGCGCGGCTGCCGAAAAGCGTTTTCGCGCCTATGGGATCGTCGCCATCGCGACCGGACTGTTCTTTCTGATTGTGCTGTTTGCCTCAATCCTGTCGCAGGGCATCCCGGCCTTCCAGCGCACAGTTATCAGTTTAGAATTCACGCTGAGCGAAGCGCAGCGCGATGAAGCCGAAGGCACGATGTTCAAGACAAAGGCCTACTCCAATCTGTTCATTGCGGAACTGAATGGACAACTGGCCGAAAGTGGCATCACCGTGGATTTCGATCAGGATGCCATCGAGCGTCTGTTGGGCAAAATCGGCGGTACGATCCGAACCTTCTATGCCGATAATCCTAGCAAGCTGGGTGAGCCGATCATGTTCGATCTGGCGGCTTCAAGCCGTGTGGATGGCTACTTCAAGGGTCGGGTGTCTCGCGACACACTGCAGGACAGCCGCTTCCTGCAACTCAGCGATCTGGATCTGGTGGACGCGCTGAAAGAAGCGGGGATCATTAAACAGGCTTTCAACTGGCCGTTCATCACTGGTGCGGACTCGGGCGTGGATAACCCCGGTGGCGCGGGTATTGGTGCCTCGGTCGTCGGTTCGTTCTTCATGATGCTGGTGGTGCTGTGTCTATCGCTGCCCATTGGGGTCGCCGCCTCGATCTATCTGGAAGAATTCGCGCCTCAGAATAAATTCACCGACCTGATTGAGGTGAATATCTCGAACCTGGCCGCCGTTCCGTCTATCGTGTTCGGTATCCTGGGTCTGGCCGTGTTCATCCAATTTATGCACCTGCCGCAATCGGCGCCGCTGGTGGGTGGTCTGGTGCTGACGCTGATGACCCTGCCGACAATCATCATCTCGACCCGAGCCTCGCTAAAGGCGGTTCCCCCGTCTATCCGCGACGCGGCGTTGGGGGTAGGGGCCTCGAAGATGCAAGCCGTCTTCCACCACGTGCTGCCGTTGGCCGCGCCCGGTATCCTGACTGGTACCATTATTGGTCTGGCGCAGGCGCTGGGTGAAACTGCTCCGTTGCTGTTGATCGGCATGGTGGGCTTTGTCGCCCGAGGCTATCCCGATGGCTTTTTGGCGGGCTTCACCGAGCCGAACTCGGCCATGCCGGCACAGATCTACACCTGGGCCGCACGCGCCGATGTGGGTTTTTACGAGAAAGCCTGGGGTGGCATCATCATCCTTTTGATGTTCCTGCTGACCATGAATATCATCGCTATCATCCTGCGCCGCCGCTTTGAACGCCGCTGGTAG